The sequence CCGATTCCGTGCGGAGCAGGGGTGGCAGACCACGGTGCCAGGGCTGGTCGACGCGCGTACCGTCCGTCGCCTCTGGGAGCGCCTCGAGGAGACCGGCCGTGCGGCCGAGGTGCGGGCCCGGGTGCGGGATCTGGCGCGCGTGGCGCGCTGACGCGCTGGCCCGCCTGCCGTTGCCGGACGATCGAAGGATCGTCACCCAACGGATACGATCGCTTCCCATCGTGGAGATCGCATCCGCTGGAGGTCCCCATGAAGCATCCCGTCGCCGCGCTGTTGTTCCCGCTCGTCGTCGCCGCCTGTGCCAGCACCGCGGACGCCGGTCCCTGGCGTTCCACGTCCGCGCAGCTCACCTGGACCGGCGACCACAGCCCCGTGCGTGAGCACGTCTGGCGCTTCGCCTGGGAGACGGGCGAGACCCCGCGCGCGGTGGTGGAGCTGGACGAGCTGCTGCGTGATCCCGAGCGGGACGACCCGGTCCTGGCGCGGGTGCCGTTGCCCGGGCTGGCCCTGGAGCCGACGGGTGAGATCGTGTGGAGCGGGCAGGGGATGCGGGTCATCTGCGCCCGGGTGGCGGCCGACTTCTGGTCGGGCTACCGGCCCGAGGTCCGGCCCACGGACGCATGCCGGCTGCGCCGGGATCCCGAGGTGGTCTGGGAGGACACGCCCACGGGCCGGGAGCGTCGCGTGGAGGAGCGGGTCACCCTGGAGATCCGCGGCGCCCCGTCGGTGCGGCCCGTCACGACCCGCTGAGGTCCTCCGGCTCCATCCGGACCACGAGCTTGCCCACGCTCGCGCGCGATTCCAGGAAGCGGTGCGCCTCCGGCAACTCGGCAAAGGAGTAGGTCGCTCCCACGACCGGCCGCAGCCCGTGCGCGCGCGTGAAGTCCGTCAGTGACGTCCACAGCGCGAGGAGCCGCTGCGCGTCGGGCAGCAGATACCCGATGTGGGTGGCCAGCACGCCCGTGGACGCCAGGGCGGCGCGGGTGATGTCCATCCGCGGCGCGTCCCGCCAGGCCCGCCACCAGGACAGCGGGTTCCAGCGCGAGTAGTCCAGCCCGGCGTAGCCCGCCACCACGAGTCGGCCGAGCGGAGCCAGGTGGGCCAGGCAGGCGCGATACACCTCCCCGCCGACCACCTCCAGCACGACGTCGAAGCCGCGCTCGGCGGTCAGTGCGTCCAGCCGCGCCTCCCAGCCCGGGTCGCGATAGGCGACGGTGGCCTGCGCGCCGAGCGCCCGCACCCGCTCCAGCTTGGCCTCGCTGCCCGCCAGCCCCACCACCTCGCAGCCGAAGGCCCGGGCCATCTGCACGGCCGCGGTGCCCACGCCACCGGCGGCCGCGGTGACGGCCACGCGGTCGCTCGGACGCAGGCGCGCCATCTCCATCAGCGCGACCCATGCCGTGAAGAAGTTCACCGCGAAGGCCGCGTTCTCCTCCACCGAGTACTCCGCGAGCGCGGGCAGGGCGCGCCGGGCGTCGAGCACCACCCGCTCGGCATAGGCGCCATGCTGCATCCCGCACAGGACGCGCTGGCCCAGGCGCTCCTCCGGCACGTCCGGCCCGACCGCCGTGATGCGCCCGGTGGCCTCCATCCCCGGCACGTACGGCCTCGGCGGCGCCCACCCGTACAGACCCTTCCGGGAGAGCACCTCGGCGTAGTTGATCCCGATGGCCTCCACCGTCACCCCCACCTGGCCGGGTCCGGGCTCCGGGGTCGGGACGTCCGTCAGGCGGAGGACCTCGGGGGGTCCCGTGCGGGAGAGCTGCCAGGCGCGCATGGCTCCAAGGTGGCCGCAGGGCGCTCCGCCCGCGACCCGACGGGTCGGCGACCTGCTCCGCCGGTCCGTCCGCGGACGCTCCCCGCGCGCGCTGCGACTGGCGGCGGCGGCGCGCCGGCCGTCCTTTGGAGGCGCACGTGCACCGTCCACCCCCCGCGCCGGCCGCCATGAGCACCCCCGATCTCCTGCTGATCTCCGACTTCGCCCGGGCCTGGGGGAAGCGGGAGTCACAGCGCGCACGGGCGCTGGTCGAGCACGACGAGCTCACGCAGGGGCTCGACCGGATCGAAGCCGCGCTCTCCGCGTCCCCGGCACGCTCCAGCCTGCTCGTGGGACCGCCCGGGGTGGGCAAGACCGCGTGGGCGCTCGCGCTGGGGCGACGCCTGCGCAAGCAGGGGTGGACCGTCTTCGAGACCTCCGCGTCCGACATCATGTCGGGACGCTCCTACATCGGTCAGGTGGAGGAGCGCGTCCAGCAGTTGCTGGCGTCCATGCGCGCCTCCCCCAGGTTGCTGTGGATCTGTCCCGCATTCCACGAGCTCACCTGGGCGGGCCGTCACAACCAGAGCCCGGTGGGGTTGCTCGAGTTGCTGGTGCCGCACCTCGAGACCGGCGCCATCCGCATGGTGGGGGAGACCTCGCCGGCGGCCTGGGAGCTCATGGTGCAGCTCGTCCCCAAGGTCCGCAGCGTGCTGGAGACGGTCCGGATCAAGCCGCTCGAGCCCGAGCGCGTGCGTGCCCTGGCCGAGGCGCGCTTCGCGGGCAAGCGTCGGGGAAATCTCCGGCCCGAGGTCATCGCCGAGGCCGCGCGCCTGGCGGATCAGTTCCTCATCGCGCGGGAGAACCCCGGCCGACTGCTGGAGCTGCTGGATTCCACCAAGCAGCGCGTGCTCACCGCCCGGCCGCACGCGACCGAGGTCGCCCTCGACGACATCCTGGTCACGCTGTCGAGCCATACCGGGATGCCGATCGAGCTGCTGGACGACCGCAGGCAGATGAGCCTGGCGGACGTGCGCGGCTGGTTCGACGAGCGCATCCTGGGCCAGGGCGAGGCGGTGCAGGCGGTGGTGGAGCGCATCGCGCTCGTGAAGGCCGGACTCACCGACCCGACGCGACCGCTCGCGGTCTTCCTGTTCGTCGGCCCCACGGGGACGGGCAAGACCGAGATCGCCAAGGCGCTGGCCACGTATCTGTTCCGCTCGTCGTCCCGCCTCCTGCGGCTGGACATGAGCGAGTTCCAGGATCCGGCCTCCCTCGATCGCATCCTGGGCGAGCGGGGCTCGGTCGCCGATCCCGGCGCGCTGGTCACGCGCATCCGCGAGCATCCCTTCTCCATCGTGCTGCTGGACGAGTTCGAGAAGGCGCACCCCTCCGTCTGGGACCTCTTCCTGCAGGTCTTCGACGATGGCCGGCTCACCGCACGGGACGGCACCACGGCCGATTTCCGCAACGCCATCGTCATCATGACGTCCAACCTGGGCGCGGCCGATGCCCATACCGCGGGCCTCGGGTTCGGGACCGCCGGCCACGTCCGCTTCGAACCGTCCACCATCCGCCGCACGCTGGACGGCACCTTCCGTCCCGAGTTCCTC is a genomic window of Gemmatimonadota bacterium containing:
- a CDS encoding AAA family ATPase — encoded protein: MHRPPPAPAAMSTPDLLLISDFARAWGKRESQRARALVEHDELTQGLDRIEAALSASPARSSLLVGPPGVGKTAWALALGRRLRKQGWTVFETSASDIMSGRSYIGQVEERVQQLLASMRASPRLLWICPAFHELTWAGRHNQSPVGLLELLVPHLETGAIRMVGETSPAAWELMVQLVPKVRSVLETVRIKPLEPERVRALAEARFAGKRRGNLRPEVIAEAARLADQFLIARENPGRLLELLDSTKQRVLTARPHATEVALDDILVTLSSHTGMPIELLDDRRQMSLADVRGWFDERILGQGEAVQAVVERIALVKAGLTDPTRPLAVFLFVGPTGTGKTEIAKALATYLFRSSSRLLRLDMSEFQDPASLDRILGERGSVADPGALVTRIREHPFSIVLLDEFEKAHPSVWDLFLQVFDDGRLTARDGTTADFRNAIVIMTSNLGAADAHTAGLGFGTAGHVRFEPSTIRRTLDGTFRPEFLNRIDRVVLFRPLSRPVMRTLLDLELKAVYERRGLRRRGWAIEWDEAALEHLIDHGFSPTLGARPLKRAVEQRFLAPLAEVIVEHRAPEGEQFLFVRLEDGRLAVQFVDPDAPDDARASVAPGTPPEREPSLEGVALDGQGSAAELDLLTTRYHALREQVTAPGWGTAKQARLARMAEAGFWQREDRFHTLGLVEYMDRVERALSTAGSLLTRLGTTSAAPRALVRRLAELLYLIREAVTELEDQRLGDAYLHVRAAPDPQRGPDCERAARRLATMYRGWGERRRMKVQVLAEGHDANGRWECLLAVSGFGAHRILEPETGQHVFELESTGDGSPKVRVAVRVVAQPLRPVDVPRDAERIARTLLDQRHPNQSTTIVRRYREAPDPLVRDAVRGWRTGRFQAVLDGDFDLMA
- a CDS encoding zinc-binding dehydrogenase is translated as MRAWQLSRTGPPEVLRLTDVPTPEPGPGQVGVTVEAIGINYAEVLSRKGLYGWAPPRPYVPGMEATGRITAVGPDVPEERLGQRVLCGMQHGAYAERVVLDARRALPALAEYSVEENAAFAVNFFTAWVALMEMARLRPSDRVAVTAAAGGVGTAAVQMARAFGCEVVGLAGSEAKLERVRALGAQATVAYRDPGWEARLDALTAERGFDVVLEVVGGEVYRACLAHLAPLGRLVVAGYAGLDYSRWNPLSWWRAWRDAPRMDITRAALASTGVLATHIGYLLPDAQRLLALWTSLTDFTRAHGLRPVVGATYSFAELPEAHRFLESRASVGKLVVRMEPEDLSGS